Genomic DNA from Octopus bimaculoides isolate UCB-OBI-ISO-001 chromosome 3, ASM119413v2, whole genome shotgun sequence:
TGCATCTCTGCACGTACACACCAATTTCGCCGTCTCTCTCAGGAGACCAATATCTTTTTTCAACAGCTCTCGCATCAAGATATTCTTTTTAATTGGTTTAGCTTTTATCAAGGATCCGTGAACTGGATAGATTGATTTCCAATCGACATTGATAAAGCCCTGGTTCACTTTTGAAGAATAATTTTCTCCTACATCACTAGACACTTCTCGAATATTCTCTTTGTTGTTAAATCTTGATCGGGAATTATTAGTAATGTTAAGTATTCCTTTACTATTTCGTTGTAGTTCCTTTTTGTATTTCAAAGATGTTCCATTTTTCATAAtccttgttcttttcttttgtttgctcatttttttactgttttgaaTAGGaactttacattttctttctgaaTGACCATACGTTTGCAGAACACGTCGAGTTGAAGTTTTTCCACTTGAAGATGTCGGTACAGTCGGCTTTTCTGCTGTTTTTCGTTTAgctaaaaaattaacagaatcatTGTTCTCTTTGGAGTGTAGCTTTTCTTGACGAGATCTTGTATTTAATGTTAAACCCGATTTCTTACCTGATGTTGGATTTGATGAATATATTTGAGGGTTAGGATTTTTCTCTTTAGGTAAATAATGAGGTGGCTGTTTTTTATGGTTAAAATTCAGCTTTTCCGGGCGAGTACTGgcattttttttatcagtagCTACAATACAGGTTTTTATTCGGCTTATTGGCACCGTCTGACTAGTTTTgtcgtttgttttgtttccacTGACGTTAACATCATTCAGTTGGTTTCTGGTGGGTTTGTTTGAACGACCAGAAGTAATTGTTTTCTTCGTGAGATGCAACCAGTTCTTAAAAGGTGTGCCACCTGCTTCTGTTCCATTGTTAACATTGGTAGTCCTGTCAagaaattgaatattttaaattttctattaCGACTCTTTGATAACAAAGCGAAGCGACAAACAATAGGCGGAGGCAGTTGGTCTCCAGCCCTAAACATTCtctatatcatgtgtgtgtatatatatatatatatatatatatatatatatatatatatatactatgtatgtacgtattcatgcatgtacgtatgtatgtcattattcagctttatttcaagatttttttgccagtagagaaagggcctgtttctaacctagatccaaggcccctTCATTCGAATTTCAGCAATAtgaacagagtatttttgtatgtatgcatgcatgtatatgtgcagattcgtatgttttgttttatgtatgtattctcttgcatatagttacatatctatacattctcatatatacataaacgatagagttctggaaggttttacaaatttttacatttccagtgatAGATTGAATCTGTAATCTTTGAATCAGCtatctcttttctggttttgagaagcctaatttctcaagattggcatttaggcagtgtgttacacatcccctatgtatgtatgtatgtatgtatgttacttttCCCAACAAAGTCACCACGAATCACTaattttacaactagctattttgATTGTTGCAAATCAGTAATCGATGGTCGCTTTATTTACAATATGCTGTTAGCGATAGCCGACTCTGGCTATCGCTCTGGCATGCAGGTGCTTGCGACTGAGGATGAGCCGAATAGCTCGAAACGGTTcaatatgattaataaatatatatatatatatatatatatatatatatatatattcaatgttccATCTCGGCAACCCAATGCTACATGGGTAATCTCAGAATTATGGAAACCCTCATAAACTTATTGAGACTAGCCACTAATAACAGGAAGAAACTACACGAAGAAcactggttgctatagcaacaacaGTCTGCACATGACACCTTCCTCCTTCCTTCCCTACCCTccgcacaccaccaccacatacacatacatctaagcAACAACCTTTTCCAACTACCGCTTTTCCGAATGTCCTGAagacaaatatagaaatacaaggtaaaactgcaactttttgttttcttttccttttgccaacattgaaacttttaaagtttTACCATTGATaatcaaaaaatattgttgaaactagtttggtatatacataaataaatttattttaaacaattacaagttttccaaatttaggtgcattttcaacaacaaatttgcttatatatatatataattcttttctcttatttttcagtCATTGTAGTCCAGTCAAGCCGGAGCGTCACCgtgaagggtttaatcgaacagatcgatctcagtacttattttttagtgtctggtatttattctgtctgtGTCATGCCGAATCGtaaagttactgggacgtaaacaaaccaacaccacacACTGCTAAAGATATTCAAGgttcaggtggtggtggtaaacTGGGATATGGATTAAGTCACGCAACCATCAAAATAGGATCTTTCCAATTTGGCTGCCAATTTTCGAAAATTCAaagtttgtagaaaattttaaaatttggtacattaatgtagttttccaagctgaatctcaggagatatttcactttttccagaaaattttttaaaaagttactgaggtttaaagtttgataattttcactcGGTCAAAAAATTGGATTTGGTATTTTGTGCTCGAcagcacgtgttgtcaactgtaaacaaatcaaattttgcTTTATGCACGCCATATaaccccctcataactttttttattttttggaattttcagaaaagttttgtcAATTTATATTCTATACACGAGAATTCGTGCGAttatccaaaaataaaacaaaaaatttttggtgcgtgatttaagacttatttggctgttatttttagtacatcTGACGACCACCTCAATGAGTGGAATATATTATTCGACACGTGCTTTCTTGCAGACAAAAGAATTCTCATGCTtgacttgttactatggaaaaaGGCATGGATATGTCtttggcttacgattggctaaaattacccaaaatttgcaaactttaaaagctaatgactttatttattgctttattgcgaaaatgaatttcaaagcagTGATTAACATACAAAACCATATCATTATGCAGAATATAAAATCAATTCGAGCAGGAATTGAAGACATtgaaaattggcagccaaacagaacaGATCCCCAAAATCTTCCAGCAATACCCATCCAAATCCATCTCAAATCATGTCCTATGTCTTGTAAAAGGATCCACTGATAATGTGGTTTTGAGTACACTCTGtttaagaaaatatgataaaatcatGGCTAGAACGCCTTTAAATATAGGTCGGATCTTTTATTcaaagtttagtgaaaattttaaaatttggtgtactgatgtaattttccacgctgaatctcaggaaataattcactttttcaaaaaaaaaatgtttaaaaaagttacagaggtttgataattttcacccagtcagaaaacaggattttgaAGCtctcattttgtgcgtgacagcacgtgttgtcaactgtaataaaatgaaatattggcggaattctgctttacgcacgCCACATAACCcctcataattttttcattttttgggaattttcaaaaatttttgcGAATTCTCCACACGGGAATTCTTACGATTATTTTTGCAAATTCTACAAACGGGAATTcgtacgattatgcaaaaaccaaaacaaaaatttctTGTGCGTGATTTAAGGtctatttagctattatttttagcacatttcaCGACCCCTCCCCCATTTAATAAGTTAAAAATGACCACGCGAATAAACAGTTTgtaacagcttggcttgttaatatggaaacaggcacctatatgtCTATGGCTTTCGATTGggtaaaattacccaaaatttattaactctttatttattgatttatggagAAAATGAATTTCAGGTCAAagattagcatacaaaactacattgtCAGACACCAGTAACGTATAATAGTTAGAGGGCATATGACTCTAATTTACAAAGTCAGGTTTATATCCTACATGAGAAATCTATTTTAAACTTCATCATCAACCCAAGGACACTATTGTCTTCAAGACCTAGTATTCCAAGGGCTggttacccagtttccatggcgtatagaTCACCGAGATAACAACAGTCCCTCTGAACGGACCGCCAGTGCGTCGTAGATATAAGATAttagaaaggcggtgagctggcagaatcgttagcacaccggggaaaatgcttagcaacgtttATTCTgtcgttacgtcctgagttcaaattctgccagagtcgactttgcctttcatcctttcggggtcgataaaataagtaccagttgaacactggtgtcgatgtaatcgacttacaccctcccccatTGTTGCTGGCATTCCGACAAAATTGAAACCGATATGAGATAAAAGAACTTACTTCAGAAAAATAAGCGCTCGTTGTTTGCTCTTTTGATATTCCCATAGCAATAATTGATAATTTAAAACTTTTCCAGAGGAGTTGTTTTCTGTAGTTCGACTTAGTTCCTGTCTTTTCtggctattattgttgttattagcattattttttgataaatgaATTTTCAATATTCTGGTCACAGGACTCTATAAAATATGAACGAATATTGACTCACTACATTAGTAAAGGTACGCAAATttgtaataacagtaacaacaataacaactactattaccacaacaacagcatcaacagcatcatcatttacaacaacgacgacgacgacaagaataacaacaacaacaagagtgcaaacctccgccaaggcaacaccaatgtcctctcaacgattagcggaagatgatttttaaaatgagaatgtctgaagtaaactcgactgctctcacaaacgagaatactgaaaAAAAGAAcacgaccgctctcaaaaattaagtttaaaaaaacggagaaataacccagaatccttgtccggtacctgatcgatcccaatggtagtcatggaatgtgaaggtgggtgtgcgagccgtgtttgtaatgctgtgtgtatgtcgtctgcagtgggaacagggacagttttctctatgaaggccttttctAGTCTATCCGCTGATAGTAtctttacgaccattaaggtctatagtgaaaattCTATCCGTGCgcgaaagaaaacgaaaaggacctgcatacggtgctgATAACGGAGGTTCAACAATATCATTGCGTACAAAAACgcgagtccaagaagtaaagcttccttcaaggcagagctagaaatgcaattgtcaagtaagtgagaggttttaaacaggagcggTATATTctaaattggtaaaactaaaaaattgtcgaggataaattaaatttattattgttactgaatatgttagtgttaattaatttctgaacggttttgctaccgtttgtttatgtagtttgattttgttatccatcagtttctactaagaaagagacgcgagtaaaattaataatagagaaacgaaaataaaactttagcaacagcaacgccgccataacttacgtggaaaccatgagcgtgctttcaagggagataatcagagaaagacttgaaagtcaatgtaagatcgtaatactttatataaagtaaagtaaatataacaaataatctagaatccttgtctcgtaccggatcgatccccaaatctaatcagttcgtgccagtcacgaggccaaacatcccaaAAGTTTCATACGAAtctatccagtggttcttgagatatcctttccacggacaaacaaacaaacacgactgaaaacaatatctccgccttccctaaggcagaggtaataatgacTGCTTTTAGAATATGCCACCCAAATCTGGCAATGAAGGACTATATTTACCACGAATACAAAGTGGTAGGAGCCATATACAGCTAGAAcattattacaaaatatcaaTTATAGAACTACAAATATATCTAGTGCAGTATTatggaaaattaatacaaataactaCGAAAATCGAACAAAAATGCTTTCTGCTTCAAGTGAAccaacaaatacaaaacagagGTTACAATAACAGAGATCtgggaagaaaacggagaaacaataacagaaatcGTAAAATGGTTAATCCACATTACTCCGTGAGGAGATTAGGGCCAGTTTATCGGTTTTTCcggtgtatatattcctccctggacggGACGCTGGTCCGTCGCATGATTTCTCATTTTcccctgctgagtggactggggcaacgtgaaatgaagtgttttgctcaagagtgCATCGCCCGGTCCGggatcgaaatcacaatcttacggtcATGTGTCCAACACCCAAACTACTAAACCATACGCCCCCAAGAAATCGTGATATGTtatgataaaatgatggcaacAAAAACCCTTATGGcgtaatatataaagtaattctAGATATTGTTTGGCTAAGAAAAAAAttcacctttgatcatagatttgctcagaCAGAGCTTACTTGGAGTAAATATTTCAATTGTGCACTCTGAAAGGTATCAGtagtatagtaaaaaaaaaactactgaccCCTTGGCTAACAATGACGTCCCGGGTTCAATCCAGCAGTCTCGGGATAACAAAAGCCTTGTAAAGGAACTCGGATAGACGGAAACTTTAGCGAAGCCCATCCGATGAATTTTACTTGCAATTCAACGGTCTAGCCTTGACAGACACACTATATCATGCTGAGTCTACCTGTGAATTTCATTAAGAGTATACGTTTctctatggaatactcaaccactgaATTCGCTAAATTCAATGGGTTGGTTGAATCGAAATCGACGTGAGAGTCTTATCATATCGCAGGCCCATATTGAACGGACAGTTCTGGAACTTTGATTCCCACAATccgttgctggcactccgtcgcttacgacgacgagggttccagttgatccgatcaacggaacagcctgctcgtgaaattaacgtgcaagtggctgagcactccacagacacgtgtacccttaacgtagttctcggggatattcagcgtgacacagtgtgacaaggctgaccctttgaattacaggcacaacagaaacaggaagtaagtgtgagagaaagttgtggtgaaagagtacagcagggttcgccaccatcccctgccggagcctcgtggagctttgggtgttttcgctcaataaacactcacaacgcccggtctgggaatcgataccacgatcctatgaccgcgagtccgctgccctaaccactgggccattgcgcctccacccaccATCCGTACAGCATGAAGAAACGCCTCATCCTCGACCTATCACATCGAGCGACCTAGACACATACCAACATGAAATAGAATTAGCGATACTTTTTAGAGAAACTATTACTCTGCAAGCGTAGCATCGGAGAGAGAGGGTGGACAAGGAAACGGAGAGGGGAGGGAGGTAAGAGAGGCGAGGGAGATGAtagaggaaggaggaagaagagagagaagagatacaaaggcagagagagaaaaagagagaaaaggagagagaaagagagagagaaatagagggggaAGAAAACCGAAGAGGGAAAAgatagagagacggagagaaatagagaggaagggagggggaaaagagtggaagagaaagagtATCAACGCTGGGAATATTCATGTGTCAATAcgatatcaccatcaccatcatcatcatcatcattatcatttaaggtccatgttctatgctggcatggttggacggATTGACAGGAGCCGATGAGTTGAAGGACAACATCGTACTCCAAGGTCTACTTtcacatggtttctacggctcgATGCTCTTCCTTATGcgatataatattgttatattatatcgCGTTAGGAATATAAAGagctgtatgtgcgtgtgtgtatgaaaattgaATCACCTTGTGAGAATAGAACTTTTCCTCCCATGGAATAGTTGCCGTTGAAGGTGGGGACATGTGGTAAAGAGCTCTCATGAAGAATGTCCAGTTCAGTAACATGGTCTGTGACGTTATATAGGAACCTGTCAAAAGTAAAAGCATATTGTAAGCAACACTATTTATGatgcggtggcggcggcggtccTAATGTAATTTCTTACATTGGTATACTATAGGTTTATACTGGATTAAGTcggactgaaaaaaaaagaatgaagacgACGCtggtaggatttgatctcagaacgtaaaactgCAAAGCGTTTCTTCTGGTGCTCACTAGATTTTGATagcaataagaataatatttctttccttcttggcagaaacgttagcacgccgggcgaactgcttcgcggtataacggctctgtgaattattgtgaatactgttgtgttactttgtgaaaactgtctcggtgaataattgtgatttttgtagAAGTATTATGGTTGTATTTCACGTGAGCTGCTGCATTTTTCCCAGCTATGacaagtggtagtgtctccagtatggagagctacgccaaagccactgcggtgaggaagccagtgccgctagaaaccaagttaatcaagttgaATATGGAGGTtaccagaagcaggaatttgatagaagttgagggagactcatacaaattgtgccccccaaaagagactaaagaaaataaaattctgaggACNNNNNNNNNNNNNNNNNNNNNNNNNNNNNNNNNNNNNNNNNNNNNNNNNNNNNNNNNNNNNNNNNNNNNNNNNNNNNNNNNNNNNNNNNNNNNNNNNNNNNNNNNNNNNNNNNNNNNNNNNNNNNNNNNNNNNNNNNNNNNNNNNNNNNNNNNNNNNNNNNNNNNNNNNNNNNNNNNNNNNNNNNNNNNNNNNNNNNNNNNNNNNNNNNNNNNNNNNNNNNNNNNNNNNNNNNNNNNNNNNNNNNNNNNNNNNNNNNNNNNNNNNNNNNNNNNNNNNNNNNNNNNNNNNNNNNNNNNNNNNNNNNNNNNNNNNNNNNNNNNNNNNNNNNNNNNNNNNNNNNNNNNNNNNNNNNattaaaccagagtggttggttgcaacagtgctggctgcaaccaaggaggagccggaattgggaccagtggcgaaaACAAAAGTGTGCGaatggtggggatttggactcgaaatgtggctttttgccacattcgaggacatagaaagaattccctaccagatagaagtggaggacgAGAAAACGTTAAATGTTGTAATCGAGGGAAGACAACCAAATTGTTATATATGCGGGgagagaggtcatatgaagaccaaatgccctctatatgagttcacacagccacagcaagagaaagcacaaacagaggaggaaagaattgtagaccacactgaggaaataaaagagacagaagtgtgagacagaaaacaaaggaaaagaacgaaaacggagctactaaccctaaaaagcgaaggaaaaataagtcaaaggaacggtcaacagaaaacaaaaaagagataaaaaagccagaaactaataatgtacaagaagaggaggagagaacggataaagatgtgaaatacaagggggttttgataaagtacgagaatttCGAGCAGATGGAGAGAAGGGTCGAGAGGTTGggagaaataataagagtgaagatgctagagaaatgtgctgaaaaatgcattttgatacgtgAGGAAAGATGCTGGGAGTGCATAAAAGAAcatggtgaaaatataataacgaaacagatatggttggtggagacaccaccccctagaactgattatttgcagttgttaaggacggacgtaacaatgattaatggaagaaatataatgcgtgtgtttgaattttttgagttacaaaaccgttaaaatgtttacatgacgttgaacgtaaaagtgaaaaactggataaatgtaaccacccgacttcggggatcgagtggacattgcgcctcatttttttcatacttgcatattatcattttattttaattaccccgattttatgtttgcgttttgtactgtctttatgttttgtgatgtcttaaaaattctttgtatagccctttatgagtatttcgcccgacgctacgttctgagttgaaattccgccgaggtcgactttgcctttcatcctttcggggtcaataaattaagtaccagttgcgcactggggtccatttaatcgactggccccctcccccaaaatttcgggctttgtgccaagtgtagaaaagaatatttctttccttctaatTTTGCCagaaagccaacaattttgaggaaaggGAGCAGGTCGGTTATATCGAAGCCAAtatttgattagtactttatCTCATCGAAttggaaagtatgaaaagcaagttcgaccttggcggaatttgaactcaaaacgtaaagacggacgaaataccgtctATGATCATAAGTCTCTTCAAACAAGATTAGCCtagcactaaaaaaaaaattatttcaccatAGGTCATTTTAGAGggtagtattcttttctactctaggcacaaggttcgaaattttgagggagggggccagtcgattagatcgatctcagtacgcaactggtacttaatttatcggccccgaaaggatgaaaggcgaagttgacctcggcggaatttgaactcaaaacgtaaagacaaacgaaaaatCGTtatgcattttacccggcgtgctaacgtttctgccagcacgccacctttaTGAAATTACATATGACATTATCTCAAAGTTTtaacaaacatatagatatctatctataaacatccCAAACTTCTGAATCACAGAGAGGGCAaatcatagttatatatatatatatatatatatatacttacataaaaaaCCTGTTTGTGTCAAAATATCTGGCATCTGGGCTGTTAACTTCCGCGGACACAAAATAACTGGCTGATCCCAGTTTGTTTCTTGATTACTCCAGCTGTTTAAGGTAGTTATATGAAATTGCCATCTCAAAATATCTTTTACTGTCAGTGACATAGCAGGAAACACGCTTAAGAGGGCGTGTATTGGCACATAAGCTTGTCTCTGTCCTCTGTGGTCAGTTCTGATAAATCCTGGCAGGTTATACATTAAACCGTCAGCACCGGAGAACGGTAAAAGGCGAAGTGAATATAATTCAGAAGTAGAGCCCTGAAAATGGGTGCTGTTGATAGTGTTATTTGTATTGGATATGGAATGGTAAAGTGAAAACAAAGTGCACGAAGAAGAAGATGGGTCTTTCGTGGCCCAATGTTTTTTAACAACCATTTCAACCAAGCACGACCAATAGAATATAACTTGTTTTAAATTGACAATAGTATCCATTTTAGGAAGCATTTGAAATTTGCTGAGAAATCTTGATTGCTGTTTGGAAGAACACGTATAGATATTCTGTGTTATTAAAGGATACTTCAGCTTTAGACGAAGGCAGTTTAACACAATGGTGCAGTTTTTTCCAGTACAACCAGGAAATAGAACATCTCTAATATCAGACCAACTAGCCATAGGATTTCCTTGCACAGAAATATGAGGGACTGACCATATGATCTGATCGGGCAATTTTGCTATAGATTCATAAGACGGTAAGAAACTAGAGTTCAATACATTATCTATGTTTGATACTAACTGAGAAGCTCTGCAATTTAAACTGGATGCATCTTTGCTTATGACATGTTTCCAACGAACCAACttgtttaaattctgccgatTCTTCCAAACATCTTCCAAGTTAACTATAATAATTCCAGTATCAACAATCTGGAAATTTTCCAGGAATTTGGCTCGCTCGCTGCTGGAACATTTGTGAATATTTCTTCGTTGCAGAGGATATTTCAAAGTGAATTTTAAACTATTTAGAACGATAGTGCAGTTTGATTCAGAACAATCTGGAAACAGGGTGATTTTTACATCTTGCCAATTAGCCATTTGAATATTACCCACATTTATATGTGGTATGCTTCTTATAAGATCTTCCATTCAGAAGATTTACTGGTAGGAATAATTAACACAAAAACCTATGTTTCTTCTAAAAActgcaaaataaaacagaaaaacacatcATGAAACATGCTTCTTTAgactacacatatacattttcaattattttttttttttttaataatcttttctgaatattatttactagaagtcaaaaaattttttttttaacataatgaaCGGAAGCGAGGGAAATCCCATAACACTAACAAAATGCTCCAAAATTGATGAAATCGATGTTCagtgataagaagaaaaaatggaaagactTCCTCCCTGTCCCCACCTCCATTTTCTCACaaattattgtgttttttttttttttttttttttgccaaaatcccacgttttcggatacggagtttccggaaaattgccaaaaatcggaattttgaaattttttgccTCTCCCCatgtcttcatttttcacttttttccgcaaacctaatcctaaaaccccaaccctaaccctaaccttaagcCTAAAACCGTAAGCCTAAAACCCTAACagtaaccttaaaaccctaaagccctaaccctaaagccctaaccctaaccctaaaacctaaccctaactctaaaaccctaaccctaaccctattttTTCAGAATCGTAATCTCCGTATTCTTCCGcatattttgacaaaaaaaattgtgaaaaaaagattttacaaaaatgtttgtaaattttattcagaatccataatctccgtatttttccgcattttttttttttttttttttttttNNNNNNNNNNNNNNTTTTTAATTTTCTGaagaaagtttaaaaaagaagaatttaGTGGTGGGGTAatttcaaaatgccgatttttgccagtttttttttgcagattcgcaTTCTCCGTACCCGAAAACGGGGGAGGGgggtagaaaaaaaattaaataaaaaacggTGTGTTTGGTGGGGTACAAAAGAAGTcttgcaaaaaaagaaagaacattaaagaaaatgataaatgaagATGATTCAATTTATGGAGAAattgcttctttgtgtgtgtgtgtgtgtgtgtgtgataattagcatatatatatatgtattatgtactttattgtgttttgttatgcccAAGATTCCTCCGTTCGATGAAAAATTGTCTTTCATGAAACGTGTCCGTGGTACGAAAAAGTTGAGGCTCTCATGTTGCGGGGATCACTAACCAAACGCCAGTAAATCAACTACTCGAAAAGTAGCCTCCCTTATCAATGACTAGT
This window encodes:
- the LOC106869130 gene encoding uncharacterized protein LOC106869130; the protein is MEDLIRSIPHINVGNIQMANWQDVKITLFPDCSESNCTIVLNSLKFTLKYPLQRRNIHKCSSSERAKFLENFQIVDTGIIIVNLEDVWKNRQNLNKLVRWKHVISKDASSLNCRASQLVSNIDNVLNSSFLPSYESIAKLPDQIIWSVPHISVQGNPMASWSDIRDVLFPGCTGKNCTIVLNCLRLKLKYPLITQNIYTCSSKQQSRFLSKFQMLPKMDTIVNLKQVIFYWSCLVEMVVKKHWATKDPSSSSCTLFSLYHSISNTNNTINSTHFQGSTSELYSLRLLPFSGADGLMYNLPGFIRTDHRGQRQAYVPIHALLSVFPAMSLTVKDILRWQFHITTLNSWSNQETNWDQPVILCPRKLTAQMPDILTQTGFLCSYITSQTMLLNWTFFMRALYHMSPPSTATIPWEEKFYSHKSPVTRILKIHLSKNNANNNNNSQKRQELSRTTENNSSGKVLNYQLLLWEYQKSKQRALIFLKTTNVNNGTEAGGTPFKNWLHLTKKTITSGRSNKPTRNQLNDVNVSGNKTNDKTSQTVPISRIKTCIVATDKKNASTRPEKLNFNHKKQPPHYLPKEKNPNPQIYSSNPTSGKKSGLTLNTRSRQEKLHSKENNDSVNFLAKRKTAEKPTVPTSSSGKTSTRRVLQTYGHSERKCKVPIQNSKKMSKQKKRTRIMKNGTSLKYKKELQRNSKGILNITNNSRSRFNNKENIREVSSDVGENYSSKVNQGFINVDWKSIYPVHGSLIKAKPIKKNILMRELLKKDIGLLRETAKLVCTCRDAYRPADKAPLCRFLQQKFNTNSSHCLVHSLIVGDKPQRKMRNSDPKLESTSLEPKDNANDNMLTSTKEKLFFVRHPKKVMLDAYHRQKPEVE